In Oryza sativa Japonica Group chromosome 8, ASM3414082v1, the sequence TCCATCATCCATGTACATGGACTTAACCCTAGGAGGAGCACTGCTGCAGGTAGAAGAAGCCactgaggaagaagaagaagaagaagaggaggagcaaGCTCTAGGTCAAGAACCTgcaccggctgcggcggcggcggcgctggtgctAGGTCGTCGccacggcgtcgtcgtcggcggcggcggtggtggagtggtggtggcggcggagcgggagcACATGTTCGACAAGGTGGTGACGCCGAGCGACGTGGGCAAGCTGAACCGGCTGGTGGTGCCGAAGCAGCACGCGGAGAGGTTcttcccggcggcggccgccggcacgCAGCTGTGCTTCGAGGACCGCGCCGGGACGCCATGGCGGTTCCGCTACTCCTACTGGGGGAGCAGCCAGAGCTACGTGATGACCAAGGGGTGGAGCCGCTTCGtccgcgccgcccgcctctcCGCCGGCGACACCGTCtccttctcccgcgccgccgacggccgcTACTTCATCGACTaccgccactgccaccgccacGGCGGCCGCGACATCAgcttcgcctccgccgccaccgccatgccggcggcggcgtggccgctCTTCGGCCGGGTGCAAACGGCGGCGCCGGTCAgctacggcggcggccatgggagTGCGGCCGCAGCAACGATGTTCTTGGACACGGtggcgcccgtcgccgccgccggcggccaccgcggcgaGGTGGGGCCCTCCGGACAGAGGAGCTTCAGGCTCTTCGGCGTCAATGTCgagtgcggcggcgacgtcgacgcggcggcggaagaggaggatgccgacgacgacgtcgacgacggtGATCATCGCCGAGGTGAAGAAATGGAGCTTGTGATGTGGACGAACCATAGGTAGAGTTAATTTGCAAAAATCTAGCTATAATCACACAGCTGATTAATTACTTGCTTTCATGAGTATACTTTAGATCTGATTAATTCCAATTTGTTATGATCGATAATGATGATTCTAATTGCACCAATTAATTGATGATTAGTTCCTTGTTCTTGTTTTTTTGGTTCTTAAACTTGTCTCTCTTGGGTTGAGCTAATATCCAGGTAGTGTGATCATTTGAATATGACCCAAGagttttgtttatttgtttggTAGAATAACAGTAGATCTGGCTTTGAGATTCGATGAAGTGGTCATGTGTGTTCCAAATCACGGTCAATTGCAGTAGTTTTTTGGGTGATGCTTGATTCTTCTTAATTTTATGCCCATTTGTTCACTCTCAATTTAATTTTAtgcaaattaattatatgtttatAGCCACCAATATTAAGCATGCATGTGAATTGTGAATTGAGAATGATCAGTTTCTTCATGACTTTTATGCATATGCCATGCTGtgctccatgcatgcatgttgcaTATATATCAAAAGGTAAGTCTACAACTTGCTGCGTGTGTTTTTAGACTTTCCACTCCATTTCGTCGTCGTGTCTGTCCTTTATAAGTTAAATTTGCTTTTTCTTCCGATTCTGTGAGATTTATATGTACGATAGTTTAATTATCCCCTATATGTAGATTATATattgggtgtgtgtgtgtgtgtgtgtgtgtgtattgtTTGGATGTAGAGGTTGATCATCTTAtcctattttctaaaaaaatctcCAGATTATTACATGCATATGCACAAAATTTGTATATGAAAATACCCCATGGACTACTTATATATACGTGTGGTATACaatgtatatacatatagctaattaattaacgtATATATAATTGTatacttggatatatatatatatccatctaGCTAATTAAGAATACGTACGTGTGGTAgctcgatatatatatatgctcttaTAAGCTGTATATACAGGAGGAGCTGGATTTGATCACTACATATATATGCTTTCGATCAGGCTGCTTTAATTCAGTAATGAGTTAATTCAATTCACGTACTTATAAATT encodes:
- the LOC107277666 gene encoding putative B3 domain-containing protein Os08g0157700, with amino-acid sequence MYMDLTLGGALLQVEEATEEEEEEEEEEQALGQEPAPAAAAAALVLGRRHGVVVGGGGGGVVVAAEREHMFDKVVTPSDVGKLNRLVVPKQHAERFFPAAAAGTQLCFEDRAGTPWRFRYSYWGSSQSYVMTKGWSRFVRAARLSAGDTVSFSRAADGRYFIDYRHCHRHGGRDISFASAATAMPAAAWPLFGRVQTAAPVSYGGGHGSAAAATMFLDTVAPVAAAGGHRGEVGPSGQRSFRLFGVNVECGGDVDAAAEEEDADDDVDDGDHRRGEEMELVMWTNHR